Part of the Paenibacillus sp. FSL R7-0273 genome is shown below.
GTCAGCATAATCCGGTAAATAACGCTCGGTGCTGTTGTAATCAGCGGAAGATTGAACTCGCGCTCAATCCGCTCCTGGATAATCTCCATATGCAGCAGTCCGAGGAATCCGCAGCGGAACCCGAAGCCCAGCGCACTTGAGCTTTCCGGCTCGAAGCTGAGCGAGGCATCGTTCAGCTGGAGCTTCTCAAGCGCCTCACGCAGATCGTTGTAATCCGAGGTTTCAATCGGATACAGACCGCAGTATACCATCGGATTGATCTTGCGGTAGCCCGGCAGCGGCTCAGGTGTCGGATTCTTGGCATCCGTTACCGTATCCCCGACACGGGTATCGCCGACATGCTTGATGCCGGCAACGATGAAGCCTACATCCCCGATATTAAGCTCGTCCACAATCGTCATACGCGGCATGAAAGAACCGACTTCGATAACCTCAAATACTTTTTCGGTTGCCATCATCTTAATCTTCGAGCCGGCGCGGATCTTACCGTCAATAACGCGCACATAGACGATAACGCCCTTGTACGGATCATAGTGGGAGTCAAAAATCAGTGCCTTCAGCGGATCTTCGGCGGTACCGGTAGGAGCCGGAACCTGTTTCACTACCTGCTCCAGGATCTCCTTGATCCCGATGCCCGCTTTGGCCGAAGCAAGCACAGCCTCACTGGCATCGAGTCCGATTACATCCTCAATTTCCTGCTTCACCCGTTCAGGATCTGCACTCGGCAGGTCAATCTTGTTAATGACCGGCAGAATTTCCAGATTGTTATCCAGCGCAAGATACACGTTGGCCAGTGTCTGCGCCTCAATACCTTGTGCGGCATCTACTACCAGCAATGCACCTTCACAGGCAGCAAGACTTCGGGAGACCTCATAAGTGAAGTCGACGTGCCCCGGGGTATCAATCAGGTTGAGCAAATACTCCTGGCCGTCATCAGCCTTGTAAGTAAGGCGGACAGCCTGCAGCTTAATGGTGATCCCGCGTTCACGCTCCAGATCCATCTGATCCAGCACCTGCTCCTGCATTTCGCGTGAGCTGAGTGCACCCGTATATTCAAGAATACGGTCGGCCAGAGTCGATTTACCATGGTCTATATGTGCAATAATCGAGAAATTGCGGATTTGTTGTTGTCTTTTCTGAACGTCAGTCATTCCTTACCCCCACAGACAGCCTTATGTTAATCCACTTATTATACCAGTACGCGCTTCCCCCATCAATCCCGTCCTGCCGGGAAAGTAAAGAAAGAGGAATACAGCTCTGCAATCCATTACGTCAGCCCTGCAAAAAAAGAAGAAAAAGCCCCGCCCGGGGCTTTAATCCGTTCACCAGGCAGTTAATCTGCCGAGTCGAACAGGGAGACAATCCAGCGGATGCTTTTCTGGGAGGCCTGCTGGAGCAGACCGGCTGTTTTATCGGCAAGCCTATCAATCCCCGGCTGCTGCTCTTCCGGAATCAGAAGCTGCTCCGGAGTCAGCACACTGTAGTCCTGCACCTCCTGCTGCGGCAGTCCGCTGCTGTCAGCAGGAGTCTGGGCCGGGGACTGCGGCTGGAAGGCAGGAAGAGCAGTATATGCACCGGTAGCCGGATCAACAGCCATAGGCACATATACATAGGCGGGGCTGCCCTGCACAGCTCCAGTGCCGGCTGCAGCGGCGGCCTGACCCGCCTGCTGCAGCCCGGCAGGCCCGTTCCAGCCCGGAGCTACCGCCTCTGTCCGTGCAGCTCCGCTACCGCTGAACTGAATGCCAATCAATATGCCAATGCCGGCATATACGCCGATCATAACCAGTTTTTTGCCGAAACGGGACATGTACAGCCCCTCCTTATCCTTTTTATATTTTTGTTACCCGCTGCCTTCTTCCGAAACGGGACTCTTATCAGGCGCAGCGGCTTTTTCCGCATCATGGCTGTTCCAGTATACTTCGGCAATCGCGTCGGCAAGGACATCTGCAGTCCGTTTCAGCTCATCAGCGCTGTTGTCGATCCCGCCGACTTCTATTAATACGCTGTTCGGAGAAAGGGACTGATTATACTCGCCATTGTTTCCGTTTCCGGAAGCTTTACCCCAGATGCCGCGCGAAAGGCCGGGATAATCCTTTTCCAGCAGCTGATGAATCGAGTTGGCGAAGGCTTCGTTTTTCTTCCAGTTTTTGTTGCCGTGCCCCAGAATAAAATACACCTGCGCATAGCTCTGTCCGTTAATGTCCGCTGTCGTTTTGCCGTGCCGCTGTGAGTCACGGTGAATGTCGATCAGCTCCGTCATTTCCTGATTGGCGGCCATTGCCGCCTTAATGGTGATCCGGGAATATTTATAGGAAAAGTTCCAGTTGTAATCCGGCACTTCGGTTGCATAATCATCCTTAGCATGAACCGTCCCGATCCCGCGCTGCTCCAGCCTGTCAGCGATGTAAGAGCCTACGAGCAGGACATTTTTGGCAGGGGAAGCAGAGCTGGGATTGTCACTCTCTGTTCCCAGCAGCGGGTTATATGCTTCGCGCGGATGGGAGTGATAGACGAGAATACGTTTAATAGAGGTATCCTCCGCCCCACTGTTATCCCGTCCGGCTCCGCTGCCGCCCTGTTCTGCCGGGCTGCCGCTGTCCGGCGCAGCAGTCGGCTGAGGCTGTACCGCCTGCCCATCCGCAGGCTTGTCCGGATCCGGATCAGCTGCTGCTCCCGGGTCCGCCGCTCCGCTATTTCCGGCTCCGGGATGATCCTCCTCCCCGCCGGCCAGCTCATCCGTCCCCGGATGATAATCGGCAGGTGCACCTCCCGTCCCGCCTGAGCCTTCACGCAGCAGGAAGGGATCGCCGGCGGCAAGACCCGGCACCTCGCGGGACAGCAGGCTTTTCGGGTTGCCGGGATCTACACTCGTCAGCATACGGAACACAAAGGAGGTAACTTTTGGCGCAGAGAAGGCTGATGCCTCCCCGCTTTTCGGCAGATGCGGCACCTCCATCC
Proteins encoded:
- the lepA gene encoding translation elongation factor 4, whose product is MTDVQKRQQQIRNFSIIAHIDHGKSTLADRILEYTGALSSREMQEQVLDQMDLERERGITIKLQAVRLTYKADDGQEYLLNLIDTPGHVDFTYEVSRSLAACEGALLVVDAAQGIEAQTLANVYLALDNNLEILPVINKIDLPSADPERVKQEIEDVIGLDASEAVLASAKAGIGIKEILEQVVKQVPAPTGTAEDPLKALIFDSHYDPYKGVIVYVRVIDGKIRAGSKIKMMATEKVFEVIEVGSFMPRMTIVDELNIGDVGFIVAGIKHVGDTRVGDTVTDAKNPTPEPLPGYRKINPMVYCGLYPIETSDYNDLREALEKLQLNDASLSFEPESSSALGFGFRCGFLGLLHMEIIQERIEREFNLPLITTAPSVIYRIMLTNGEMLQIDNPSNYPEIGTIDYVEEPYVKAAVIVPNDYVGTVMELCQNKRGEFVNMEYLDTNRVTITYQIPLSEIVYDFFDQLKSGTKGYASFDYEISGYRQSNLVKMDILLNNEQVDALSFIVHRDRAYNRGRIICEKLRGIIPRQMFEVPIQASVGTKVVARETVKAMRKNVLAKCYGGDISRKRKLLEKQKEGKKRMKQVGSVEVPQEAFMAVLKIDE
- a CDS encoding stage II sporulation protein P, which codes for MNRKWFQLWNIGRLRGKLLDILSLGRTMLLLAGGSLVFFMLLGAGGLAGTKLNTSPVPSMKGLAASLSSGFFMELLGMEVPHLPKSGEASAFSAPKVTSFVFRMLTSVDPGNPKSLLSREVPGLAAGDPFLLREGSGGTGGAPADYHPGTDELAGGEEDHPGAGNSGAADPGAAADPDPDKPADGQAVQPQPTAAPDSGSPAEQGGSGAGRDNSGAEDTSIKRILVYHSHPREAYNPLLGTESDNPSSASPAKNVLLVGSYIADRLEQRGIGTVHAKDDYATEVPDYNWNFSYKYSRITIKAAMAANQEMTELIDIHRDSQRHGKTTADINGQSYAQVYFILGHGNKNWKKNEAFANSIHQLLEKDYPGLSRGIWGKASGNGNNGEYNQSLSPNSVLIEVGGIDNSADELKRTADVLADAIAEVYWNSHDAEKAAAPDKSPVSEEGSG